One region of Vitis vinifera cultivar Pinot Noir 40024 chromosome 1, ASM3070453v1 genomic DNA includes:
- the LOC100260989 gene encoding transcription factor MYB114 gives MGCPTALRKGCWTQEEDSLLRKYVKEFGEENWKHIAAKSGLRRCRKSCRLRWLNYLRPNIKRGNFGADEDDLIMRLHRLLGNRWSMIAGRIPGRTPNEIKNYWKSYLSKKIASETNKNSVPVKHRTQSSAMDAERMGSASERKQGKEEEEDTVAFWRRLLSEAEYKEKFVWQ, from the exons ATGGGTTGTCCAACTGCACTTAGAAAGGGGTGTTGGACACAAGAAGAAGACAGCTTACTCAGGAAATATGTTAAGGAGTTTGGAGAAGAGAACTGGAAGCACATCGCTGCAAAATCAG GGCTTCGCCGGTGTCGCAAGAGTTGCAGGTTAAGATGGTTGAATTATCTTCGACCTAATATCAAGCGCGGCAACTTTGGGGCTGATGAGGATGATCTGATCATGAGACTACATCGACTCTTGGGCAACAG ATGGAGTATGATTGCAGGAAGGATTCCAGGGAGAACaccaaatgaaataaagaactaCTGGAAATCTTACTTGAGCAAGAAGATAGCATCAGAGACAAACAAAAATTCAGTACCAGTGAAGCATAGGACTCAGAGCTCAGCCATGGATGCTGAGAGAATGGGATCAGCTTCAGAGCGAAAACAAGgaaaagaggaagaggaagatactgtagcattctggaggagactGCTGTCAGAGGCAGAATACAAGGAAAAGTTTGTTTGGCAGTGA
- the LOC109121493 gene encoding transcription factor WER-like, giving the protein MKRREREDHHHSNTALRKGTWSEEEDRLLREYVDKYGQGNWKHITSKTGLRRCRKSCRLRWLNYLRPDIKRGSFGVDEDDLIIRLHRLLGNRWTLIAGRIPGRTSNDIKNYWNTYLSKKIQSEADKSAGLVKHNTCTSAVHSETLGSEFETCSEQKQGDEEEEDTVSFWRRLLLEGEYRELDLRVKNKEILQVEHEEEDDDDLFQGLDDLLHDVDILDCFA; this is encoded by the exons atgaagagaagagagagagaagatcaTCACCATAGCAATACTGCACTTAGAAAGGGCACTTGGAGTGAAGAAGAGGATCGCTTGCTCAGAGAATATGTAGACAAGTATGGTCAAGGCAACTGGAAGCACATCACTTCCAAAACAG GGCTTCGCCGTTGCCGGAAGAGTTGCAGGTTAAGATGGTTGAACTATCTTCGACCAGACATCAAGCGCGGCAGCTTTGGAGTTGATGAGGATGATCTGATTATCAGACTCCATAGACTCTTGGGCAACAG ATGGACTCTAATTGCAGGAAGGATTCCAGGAAGAACATCCAATGACATTAAAAACTATTGGAACACTTACTTGAGCAAGAAGATTCAATCAGAAGCCGACAAAAGTGCAGGCTTGGTGAAACATAACACCTGTACTTCAGCCGTGCATTCTGAGACATTGGGAAGTGAGTTTGAGACCTGCTCAGAACAAAAACAAGGagatgaggaagaagaagatacaGTATCATTCTGGAGGAGACTTTTGTTAGAGGGAGAATATAGGGAACTTGATTTGAGAGTGAAAAACAAAGAGATATTGCAGGTTGAACacgaagaagaagatgatgacgaCTTGTTTCAGGGGCTGGATGATTTGCTTCATGATGTGGACATTTTAGATTGCTTTGCTTAA